The Bradyrhizobium diazoefficiens genome contains the following window.
GACGATGAAAGAGGCCGGGCAATAGCCCGGCCTCTTTTTTACTTCTCATATTCTTGTGGGACTATTTCCAACAAGAAAGCGCCAACTTATCCAAATGACTCACATCCCAAGGCTGATGCAGCAGTACTAGGCACGCTGAGTTAGTCAATCGATCGCCACGTTTGCTATTCTAGCAGCCTGATTCGCAAAGCCATTCACACGAAACATCTTAAGCGTCCGACGGCGTCTAAGGAGCGCTCTCATGTTCAACATCAAGATTACGCTGGGAGAAGGACTAGCTGCCACTACACTCGGATATGTATTGGCCGTCGCATCTTTCAACGCAGGCTACTTTGATCTCGTACCAAGTCGCTTCGTGGAGCTATTCTCTTTCTCGGATTTGGTGAACGCTAACATTCCGATATTGCAATACGTTATCGGCGTCTACACAACCTATTGCGTCCTGTCCCTCATGTTTTCAATCCCAAAACATTTTCTCTCGAAGGGATTGGACAAGCTTGTTGCAGTAGCTCCTTTGCCCGCTTGGAGCGTCGACTTGCTCCCCTTGGTAGCACTCGCCCTTTTTGCCGCAACGGCGATACTGAACGATATCCATCTCAACGCGATAAATAACGAGATCTTCACTATCGAGTTCTTGCCGTGGGCTATCCTATTTTGGTTCATCTTCGATTTCACTTTGTCGAGTTATCGAAGACACCAAATGGACCAGAAGAGTTTTCTTATCGCCGTAATTATAAACGCTGTGATATTCTGCCATATCTCCGGAAAGATGTGGCTCAAGTACGAAATTCGAAACCACGAAGGCATTCAGGCCATGTATCTTCAGTCGGGTGAATGCCTCAGCCGTAAGCTTTTGCGCTCTACGGGAAATGGCATGCTACTCTATAGTTTCGATCTTAAGCAGTTCGAGTTTCGTGATCGAAGTTCAATACGAACTATCTACGGCGGCGCCGGATGTACTTAGCCCGTAGGTTGGGTTACGCCTTGCGCCGTCGAGTGTTGAACGACCACACTTGTGAGCGGCTAACCAACCTTACGCTGCCAGTTCAGCGAAGCCAGTTCACGCGCGAGATTGTCTCCCGCGTGCTGGTCATATTTCGCGGCGAAGCAGGCGTCGGAGTAGATGAGGTCGCAGCATCCGAGGTCTTTACCTACCCTCGCACCTCATGACAGCCACGAAAATAAGCGCGACGAAAATTCGGACAAACGTTCCAAGATAGATGGAGCAAACCGACCCGCCACCCTCCACTTTGTCCGCCAAAGGGGTAGATTGATCTCGCCCATCCCCAGGGCTTCAACCATGTCTTCAACAGTTCTCGACAAATCTTCCATAACCCCGTGAGCGGTTAGAATATGTATCATCGTGCCGCCGCTCCCCGGACCGGCCGGCTCACTGACAGATCGGTGCCACAAATAACGCGAAGCAACATAGTCGTTGAAGTATTTGCCGGCACCATCTGGTCCAAAATGATCCGGAGGATACCACGCGGATAGATGAAGCAGGACCCGTTCCAGGATATCGATGATTTCCAAGGCCGCACCACGCATTTGGCCAGTAACGCCAGAGTCCCAGTCATTACGCGCTCGGTCATGAGCAACCTTGCGCAAGCTTGGGAGGTGCTCGATATATGCGATTAACTGCGTGTCGGACGGACGATTCCATTCAGCGCTCAAATCGGGCTTCATCGTTCGCGACATCGAAGCAATGGCGATATTGTCAGCCCTCGCGCGGCGGTCCGCCACTCTCGCTATCCAATCGACGCGATACTTTTCTACTTCGGCCGCGAGCAACGTTCTTCCAAACCCACCTCGAACTTGAGTCCGATCGTGGTCGTCGAAACAAAGTACTGCAAGATTATTCACAAAATGGTTGGTTGGATTGCCATCAATATGATGAATTTGGATCCGCTTACCTGGCTCGCGGCAGATACAACAGGTATGATCTTGCAAAAATAATACTTCGGCGCTCACGTCCTCGGGCACAGATGTTCGTTCTTTTGGCATGTGTCCATGTCGCGCGGATTGCAGTGGTCGCTGCCTCGCAGGCTGATTCGCTTGATCAGTGGCGGATGGTAACCCACCGATCTCCGTCGGCAAGCGTAATCCGGATGAAGCAAAGCAACATCCGATTGACAGTTGACCCGCGCGCCGCTGACGCTAATGCGAGCCACAACACTAGAGTTAGTCGATTTGCCTGCACCCGCCCCTCACCGCCTTCCCGACCAACTCCGTCCCAACCTCCGCCTCGTCTTCGTCGGCACCGCCGCCAGCACGCGCTCGGCCGAACTCGGTCACTACTACGCCCATCCCGGCAACCGCTTTTGGCGTGCGATCCATGAGGCCGGCATCACGCCGCGGCGCTATCAGCCGGGCGAGTTCGCCGCGCTGATCGAGCTCGGGATCGGCTTCACCGATCTCTCCAAATCGGGCGCCGGGATGGATCACCAGATCGCGGCTGAGACGATCGACGTGCCCGGCTTCAGGGCCAAGATCGAAAAGTATCGACCGCGAACGATTGCGTTCACGAGCAAGAAGGCGGCGAGCTTGTTTTATGGCAGGCCATCGAACGGGATTTCGCTGGGGCGGCAGATGCGCGACGAAGGCCCAGCCGAGATATTCGTGCTACCGTCGCCGTCCGGTGCCGCTTCCGGTCACTGGACGCTGGAGCCGTGGCGCGAACTCGCGGCCTGGATCAAGAGCGATACTCATGCGGTTTGAGATTCTGCCCGGTCTGCCGCCATATGGTCCCATGGCTGTGAACTTCAGTGTTCACGGCCCGCGCGAGCACCGGGAAGGACTGGTCGTCCGCTTCTATCCAAAGAACTCCGAGCCGTGGGTCGGGAATTTCGTCGGCGGGATGTCTGCCTGCAATGCCGTCCTCGATTATCCTGGTGGGGATTATGTCATCGTCGTCGCGCAAGGTGATGCCTGCATTCTCGATCCCGAGCGCCGTATCGTGCTCGATCGTATCGCGGGCGATATCAAACAGGTTATTTCGGTTTCGTCGCTTGGGTCCGTCGTATTTCAGCGCTTGACCGACTTCATCGCGATACGGGATGACAACTCCGGATGGCACAGCCCACGCATTTCCTGGGACGGCTTTCGCAACATTGAAGTCCACGAAGCGACGCTTTTGGGCGAAGCATACACTCCGAACGGCAACTATTGGGCGCCGTTCCAACTCGACCTTTTGACAGGTCACTGCACTGATGGAATATACGAGAAGGAAATGAGCGAAGCAGGGCTAATTGCGCGCGACGCCGATCGACCCCTCAATTAGCTCGTAGCTCGTAGGGTGGATTAGCGAAGCGTAATCCACCAGGTTCGTCCGGCAATCGCGGAAGCATGGTGGGTTACGCATCGCTAACCCACCCTACGAGAGCGCTCTTATTCCTCGAACAACTCTTTGAACAATGCTTCCGCGCGTTCGAGTCCCTCGTCGGTGAACACGACAGACTTTACCTTGCCGACGGGGTCAAGGATCATCCCCTTGTCATGCAGGCGTCCGAGCACGCCCCAATCAAAGCCTTTCCATGCACGATAGCCATCGTGCAGGGTCAAATAAAGCAACGCCAACGCGGCGTCGTCGATCTTGTCCTTATTGATGGCCATCGTGACCTCGCGCAGAGCAATGTCGAGGGCATCCTATTCGACCATAGCCAATCCGCAATGGCCTCGAATGCGCCACGCGATCCATTGAGCTTCGGTGGGCAAAGGCGCCCTTGCGCCGTGCCCACCATCTCTCCACAAATCCGGTCAAACGGTGGGCACGGCGCGCGAAGGGCGCGCCTTTGCCCACCCTACAAAAGCACACGCCCTACAGATCGAAATTGGTCGGCATCATCACCACGTCGCGGATGGTCATGCCGCGCGGCCGCGTCAGCATGAACATCACCACGTCAGCCACCTCGCCGGCCCCCAGCAGGCTTCCCGAATCCCTTGCTTCCTTCAGCTTCTCGGCCGGCCAGTCCGCGAGCAGCGCGGTGACGACCGGGCCGGGCGAGATCGAGCCGACGCGAATGCCGTGCTTGAAGACCTGGCGCCGCACCGTCTGGACAAAGCAGTTGATCGCCCATTTGGACGACGCATAGACCGGCTCCCAGGGCGTCGGAAAATGCGCCGCCAGCGAGCTCGTGACGATGATGTCGCCGGTCCTGCGCTCGATCATGTGCGGCAGCACGTCGTGCACGTTCTTCATCACGACGTTGACATTCAAATTCAGCATCCGGTCGATCGCCGTGGTGTCGGCATCGACGAGGTCGCCGCCGACATAGGCGCCCGCATTGGCATGCAGGATGTCGAGCTGGCCCGCCTTCTCCAGAACGCGCGGCAGCAGCGTGGCGCAGTCTTTGGGATCGAGCAGGTCGACGACCAGCGGGATCGCGGCGTCGCCATGCTTGTTGCCAAGCGCGGTCAGCGCAGCCTCGTCGCGGTCGATCAGCACCACGCGCGCGCCCGCGGCCAGCATCGCTTCAGTGCTCGCGAGCCCGATGCCCGATGCGGCCCCGGTCACGGCAGCTACCTTGCCGTCCAATTCTCTTGCCATGAGATCACCATTCAGTTGAGCTCGGAAGTATAGCGATGCCAGGCGAATTGGCGAAGTGGAACACTTCGTAGGGTCGGTTAGCGTAGCGGATTGCGCGAAGCGCAAACTGCTAGGCGTAACCCACCAAGTCTGTCGCTGCGGATTCAGAACTGGTGGGTTACGCCAAGCAGATGCGCTTCGCACATCTGCTTGGCTAACCCCACCCTGTACCCTTCGCGCGTCGTCCCGAGGACGAAGCAGGGCGCGACGTTCTGACAGCAGCACGGGAATTTTCGGCCCCGGCAGTTCGCTAAATGGGTTTCACTCCGATCGAGCAATGCTACACGCTTGCCTTGCATCGGGGAGCGCTGTTAGCCTGCACTACCATAGGTTTAACATTTGCGACGGTATTGGAGGGGATTTGACATGGCCGACAGATATACCAAATCTGTACTTACGGTAATTGCAGCAGCGCTTTGCATGATTGCGACCCAGCAATTCCTCCGCACCGCGGAGGCAGAGACAGGCCGATGCGGCGATCCCAGCCACCCATGTGCCACGTATAACGTCTATTGGGAGAGCAATTCCAGCCAGTGGATACCGTGTTACGGAACTGGGCGCAGCTGTTATGCGGTTGGCACGAACAACAGATGAGCTGGCGTCAGTCGACAAGCGCAACGACCTGACCCGCAGTTTGTTTCCATACGCCAAACAGTTGATCGGGCATCCTCCGATCGATCGACGTCGCGCGCAGACTATTGCAAGCGGGTCATGCCGGCGATACGACTTGGACGGAAGAACTCAGAACGTGGAACAGCCGGGCCTCAACCGGCGCACATCATGTCGAGGAAGCCGCCGCCATGACCGACGATCTCTCCGGTGTCTGGGACGGCACTTACATCCAACCCGGCACGGGAATGGTCACGTTCACCGCGACGCTGGTCGAGGCCGGCGGTGCGCTCGAAGGCCACGTCACCGAGCCCTGCTCGAATCCGCGCTGCCCGCTGCGCACCCACAGCGCTTCGATCACGGGCCATCGCTCAGGCCGCGTCGTGTCGTTCGTCAAACGCTACGAGCCGCCGGGTTACGGCTTCGACATCGTCCACTACGACGGCATCATGAATGGAGAGGCGACCGAGATCGACGGACGCTGGCGGCTGCCTGATACGTCCGGATCGTTCCTGATGATTCGCTCCAGCAAGCCCGCGCAGGCGGTCACGACTGACGACAAGGCCAAGCAGACTGCACGCTGAAGGGAGCGACCATGCTGACCCTCTATTCGTATCCGGAGCTGTTCGGCGTCGCCGACAACAACGGCTATGGGCTCAAGGTCTACGCCTTCCTGAAATTGGCCGGCGTTCCTTTCGTGCACGAGCACGTGTTCGATGCCTCCACCGCGCCGCGCGGGCAACTACCCTACATCGTCGATGACGGCGAGATCATCGGCGACAGCGAGACGATCATCGCGCACGCGATC
Protein-coding sequences here:
- a CDS encoding HNH endonuclease, translated to MPKERTSVPEDVSAEVLFLQDHTCCICREPGKRIQIHHIDGNPTNHFVNNLAVLCFDDHDRTQVRGGFGRTLLAAEVEKYRVDWIARVADRRARADNIAIASMSRTMKPDLSAEWNRPSDTQLIAYIEHLPSLRKVAHDRARNDWDSGVTGQMRGAALEIIDILERVLLHLSAWYPPDHFGPDGAGKYFNDYVASRYLWHRSVSEPAGPGSGGTMIHILTAHGVMEDLSRTVEDMVEALGMGEINLPLWRTKWRVAGRFAPSILERLSEFSSRLFSWLS
- a CDS encoding DUF6429 family protein, translating into MAINKDKIDDAALALLYLTLHDGYRAWKGFDWGVLGRLHDKGMILDPVGKVKSVVFTDEGLERAEALFKELFEE
- a CDS encoding SDR family oxidoreductase; translation: MARELDGKVAAVTGAASGIGLASTEAMLAAGARVVLIDRDEAALTALGNKHGDAAIPLVVDLLDPKDCATLLPRVLEKAGQLDILHANAGAYVGGDLVDADTTAIDRMLNLNVNVVMKNVHDVLPHMIERRTGDIIVTSSLAAHFPTPWEPVYASSKWAINCFVQTVRRQVFKHGIRVGSISPGPVVTALLADWPAEKLKEARDSGSLLGAGEVADVVMFMLTRPRGMTIRDVVMMPTNFDL
- a CDS encoding mismatch-specific DNA-glycosylase, which translates into the protein MPAPAPHRLPDQLRPNLRLVFVGTAASTRSAELGHYYAHPGNRFWRAIHEAGITPRRYQPGEFAALIELGIGFTDLSKSGAGMDHQIAAETIDVPGFRAKIEKYRPRTIAFTSKKAASLFYGRPSNGISLGRQMRDEGPAEIFVLPSPSGAASGHWTLEPWRELAAWIKSDTHAV